In Toxoplasma gondii ME49 chromosome X, whole genome shotgun sequence, a single genomic region encodes these proteins:
- a CDS encoding hypothetical protein (encoded by transcript TGME49_235010~Predicted trans-membrane domain (TMHMM2.0):90-110:188-211), with amino-acid sequence MDYTYTYRPPPAVQAEASSIAVGTYGTASTTDVEETFTRESPRRYSAPLARVPRARATSRRRVFDQEPGKSVKSARSRNVARGKRVDSRTVAIGIAVALFLTLHCGRYVTRRLVATSDTATRDYQTAESALTGSTEEREKNQIRDSAAQSEQTPAGVRAQAVEASAQSKSLLHHFVTEMPWGKFFLANLPMVLALYAPFTAFVVSIISYYVMEVPGAVDKVLELFRRRDVSNLVTNAKVLLGSSMTTLESFEHLTKKEKTK; translated from the coding sequence ATGGATTACACGTACACGTACAGACCGCCTCCTGCGGTACAAGCAGAAGCGTCAAGTATAGCGGTCGGGACGTACGGAACAGCAAGTACCACAGACGTGGAAGAAACCTTCACCCGTGAGAGTCCGCGAAGGTACTCTGCCCCCCTGGCGCGCGTGCCTCGAGCGCGAGCGACTTCCAGAAGGCGGGTTTTCGATCAGGAGCCAGGCAAAAGCGTTAAGTCAGCCAGATCTCGAAACGTTGCTCGCGGGAAGAGAGTAGACTCCCGAACTGTCGCGATCGGAATCGCAGTTGCTCTCTTTCTGACGCTGCACTGTGGGAGGTACGTAACGCGCCGGTTGGTTGCGACTTCAGACACAGCAACGCGTGACTATCAGACTGCGGAGAGCGCCTTGACTGGGAGTACAGAAGAGCGGGAAAAGAATCAGATTAGAGATTCGGCGGCTCAAAGCGAACAAACGCCGGCGGGGGTTCGTGCGCAAGCCGTGGAAGCGTCTGCCCAGTCGAAGAGCCTCCTCCACCACTTTGTCACCGAGATGCCCTGGGGAAAGTTTTTTCTGGCGAATTTGCCCATGGTGTTGGCTCTCTACGCGCCGTTTACTGCTTTCGTTGTTTCTATTATCTCGTACTACGTCATGGAAGTCCCGGGTGCGGTCGACAAAGTGTTGGAGCTGttcagaagacgagacgtGTCGAACCTAGTCACCAACGCGAAAGTCCTTCTCGGCAGCAGCATGACGACGCTAGAGTCTTTCGAGCACCTtacgaagaaggaaaagacgaaatAG
- a CDS encoding phosphorylase family protein (encoded by transcript TGME49_235000): protein MPGRVEIDYQSCGSSSHTERPRSRTSPHSLLVRNIVEQHAPHPRITYPFERHVPSASVYSSLGGTTNMETHSTYSLTGGSYFLAEGSAKRDRRSSSGSQITAELSSSSFETGDGGGLSFPNACMGAARSDTAQTKMSNTSSHRRSELPSFLTRTKEGASLRQRGQLAHDGESFPRDEKRPMFSGKIDADGMAESVASFEDTTLSRHSIENRAAVSSSSVIRNTRRTRETTNETPTLLSSTGTGTQYPVPHAEDLSTSISSNASRHSPPTTSAQDVLSSGGRNAMDRVSSRQMELRAAALEANPEFSLSGHDSKRNFCTSTGTSSFRSALGGGLGYDEKQAGREREEGSPRASTVTSVLTECQDDMIRGRNSSGGRNTRRGSYDSGVERDMARGTSGARITNSSREKTTDKEAIRLPERRRSTREDDIQLDLEASTSSKDRGMYPDESKVDLRHALLLPSGHVYHLGVRRGDVYPRILTVGHTARADFLADSLLEAKRSRLSLTSSRFFKVHSGYYKGTKVSIIATGMGAPMIELLMREVSYITDGPLAVVRLGTCSLLNPRLRPGCLVVATKGVMGCYNDYTFFDGSMEDGACLKGVSPYVITRPCAPDHELSNRIVENISKAVDDPSLLHLGLHASAENFYACQGHVDNLFNDRNEKLIDQLLSHGVDSMDMESHQLLHLANRRFKPVKAAAAHIGISHRTNDQFAHPITAEVLNERVLLGGRACLDALVSVQM, encoded by the exons ATGCCCGGGAGAGTGGAAATCGACTATCAGAGTTGTGGTAGCAGTAGCCATACTGAGAGGCCGAGGAGCAGAACATCTCCGCATTCTTTGCTGGTAAGGAACATAGTGGAACAGCATGCGCCGCATCCTCGAATTACGTATCCTTTCGAAAGACATGTTCCCTCTGCTTCAGTTTATTCTTCTTTAGGAGGGACGACAAATATGGAGACCCACAGTACATATTCGCTTACCGGAGGCTCGTATTTTCTCGCAGAAGGCAGCGCCAAAAGAGACCGAAGGTCGAGCTCAGGCAGCCAGATCACAGCCGAACTCTCAAGTTCGAGTTTCGAGACCGGGGATGGTGGTGGACTCAGCTTTCCAAACGCGTGCATGGGAGCGGCACGAAGCGACACGGCACAGACAAAGATGTCAAACACCAGTagccacagaagaagcgaacttccttcgtttctcacGCGCACCAAAGAGGGAGCTAGTCTAAGGCAACGCGGCCAGCTTGCTCATGATGGCGAGAGTTTTccaagagacgagaaaagaccCATGTTCTCTGGCAAGATTGACGCTGATGGGATGGCAGAATCCGTCGCTTCTTTTGAAGATACCACCCTGAGCAGACATAGTATTGAGAATCGAGCAGCTGTCTCATCGAGTAGTGTAATTAGAAACACCAGGAGAACCAGGGAAACAACAAACGAAACACCAACTCTGTTATCGAGCACTGGCACTGGCACTCAGTACCCCGTTCCGCACGCTGAAGACCTCAGTACTTCCATTTCATCGAATGCGAGTAGGCATTCTCCGCCTACGACCTCCGCCCAGGATGTTTTGTCGAGCGGAGGACGAAACGCCATGGACCGTGTGTCTTCGCGTCAAATGGAGTTACGCGCAGCCGCCTTAGAGGCAAACCCagagttttctctttcggGTCATGACAGCAAAAGAAACTTCTGTACCAGCACCGGTACGAGTAGTTTTAGGAGTGCCCTGGGAGGGGGGCTTGGATACGATGAGAAACAAGCAGgacgagaaagggaggaaggcTCTCCACGGGCGTCGACGGTGACTTCAGTCTTGACAGAGTGCCAAGATGATATGATTCGTGGTCGTAATAGCAGTGGgggaagaaacacaagaagGGGCTCTTACGACAGCGGTGTTGAGAGGGATATGGCAAGAGGTACTTCTGGGGCCAGAATCACGAACAgcagtcgagagaaaacaacagaCAAAGAGGCGATTCGGTTaccagaaagacgaagaagcacaaGGGAAGATGATATCCAGCTAGACCTCGAAGCGTCTACCAGCAGCAAAGATCGGGGGATGTACCCAGATGAATCCAAGGTTGATCTTCGACATGCGCTACTTCTTCCTAGCGGTCATGTCTACCATTTAG GTGTGCGGAGAGGCGACGTGTACCCAAGAATTCTTACTGTCGGGCACACCGCGAGAGCGGACTTTCTCGCCGATAGTCTTCTGGAAGCAAAGCGCAGTCGGCTGAGTCTCACGAGCTCTCGATTCTTCAAAGTACACTCGG GCTATTACAAAGGCACCAAGGTTTCTATCATTGCCACTGGCATGGGGGCACCAATGATTGAGCTTCTCATGCGGGAAGTCTCATACATCACCGACGGTCCTTTGGCTGTTGTTCGACTCG GAACCTGTTCGCTCTTGAATCCACGTCTGCGCCCGGGATGCCTAGTTGTCGCAACAAAGGGCGTCATGGGGTGCTACAACGACTACACTTTCTTCGATGGCTCTATGGAGGACGGCGCTTGCCTAAAGG GTGTGTCACCATACGTCATTACGCGCCCGTGTGCACCAGACCACGAACTTTCTAA CCGCATAGTTGAGAACATTTCCAAAGCTGTCGACGatccctcgcttcttcacttAG GTCTTCATGCCTCGGCTGAGAATTTTTATGCATGTCAAGGCCACGTGGACAATTTATTCAAtgacagaaacgagaaactCATAGATCAGCTTCTCTCCCACGGAGTTGACAGCATGGACATGGAAAGCCACCAACTTCTTCATTTGGCGAATCGGCGTTTCAAACCCGTAAAAGCCGCAGCTGCGCATATCGGAATCAGCCACAGAACAAACGATCAGTTCGCTCACCCAATCACA